The Watersipora subatra chromosome 1, tzWatSuba1.1, whole genome shotgun sequence genome has a window encoding:
- the LOC137385607 gene encoding uncharacterized protein, translating into MDLLEPFAVTPRENKWVLVLTDHFTQWQDALALPDATALVVANALDERVFCYLGLLEQIHMYQGAQFESQLMAKLCQLWNVGKTHTAPYHPHANGIVEQNNRGLLEGTTFDPGTGRVGPAASPADEGIPRHPNSATREPANTLMLGQELRLPDQLESHPPPTEFFPAHEHALKVQRKLQTVHEALRQSQMEVRQKDRKEPLLYAPGDWVWLTNKCRRRGENPKLQAKFVGPYRVLKA; encoded by the coding sequence ATGGACCTGCTGGAGCCATTTGCGGTCACGCCTAGGGAgaacaagtgggtgctggtcctcaccgaccacttcacccaatggcaggacgcactggcactacctgacgccacAGCCTTGGTGGTCGCAaacgcactggatgagcgggtcttctgctacctggggtTACTCGAGCAGATTCACATGTACCAGGGGGCGCAGTTTGAAAGCCAACTGATGGccaaactgtgccaactctggaacgtgGGGAAAACCCATACGGCTCCTTATCACCCACACGCCAATGGAATCGTTGAACAGAACAATCGGGGACTCCTTGAGGGCACTACTTTTGACCCAGGGACAGGACGAGTAGGACCTGCTgcttccccagctgatgagggcataccgagGCACCCCAACTCCGCAACCAGAGAGCCAGCCAACACGTTAATGTTGGGAcaggagctgaggttgccagaccagctggaaAGCCACCCACCACCAACTGAGTTCTTTCCTGCCCATGAGCATGCCCTTAAGGTGCAGAGGAAGCTGCAGACAGTGCACGAGGCGCTACGACAAAGTCAGATGGAGGTGAGACAGAAGGACCGGAAGGAGCCACTGCTTTACGCCCCAggcgactgggtatggctcacgaatAAATGCCGGAGACGgggagaaaatcccaagctgcaggCAAAGTTCGTGGGACCATACCGGGTCCTGAAGGCCTAG